A section of the Chloroflexota bacterium genome encodes:
- a CDS encoding sulfatase-like hydrolase/transferase has translation MAERPPNLLFIFPDQQRWDWGPWNEQLDIRTPNLARLAERGVRFEHTITSSPLCAPARACLASGRNFWRCGVNDNYDDTPLDGPFFYQNLRAAGYEVCAVGKVDLHKGTAEWKTDGSSWLDQWGFTRGIDNEGKHAGVVTGDEEPAGPYMAMLHREGWADAHVKDLKSRHYFLDTQPTPLPEDLYSDNWIADNCLSVLEQVEVGKPWFMQINYTGPHEPNDVTQSMWDSVQGRQFPGPVDSTEFEPGDHHRIRQNYTAMIENIDRHTGRILDAIESRGELENTIVVYSSDHGEMLGDHNCWEKSNFYDGALRVPLVIAGPGIDGGRVSDALAQVNDLGPTFLDLAGAEPLGDSDGLSLRPVLEGRARGVHDYSYSGLNQRGSRGASSSYRVIRVTRFDVVCDGRYKLVVDHTEGRELLFDGKIDPHELTNIVDSEPEVADRLRSALARQTSPGAGAPVR, from the coding sequence ATGGCCGAGCGCCCACCCAACCTACTGTTCATATTTCCCGACCAGCAGCGCTGGGACTGGGGGCCCTGGAACGAGCAGCTGGACATCCGGACGCCGAACCTGGCCCGATTGGCCGAGCGGGGGGTGCGGTTCGAGCACACGATAACCAGTTCGCCGCTGTGTGCGCCGGCGCGGGCTTGTCTGGCCAGCGGGCGCAATTTCTGGCGCTGCGGGGTCAACGACAACTACGACGACACGCCCCTGGACGGGCCGTTCTTCTACCAGAACCTGCGCGCCGCCGGATACGAGGTCTGCGCGGTCGGCAAAGTCGACCTCCACAAGGGCACCGCGGAATGGAAGACCGACGGCTCCAGCTGGCTTGACCAGTGGGGGTTCACCCGCGGCATAGACAACGAGGGCAAACACGCGGGGGTGGTGACCGGCGACGAGGAGCCGGCCGGACCGTACATGGCGATGCTGCATCGCGAGGGCTGGGCCGACGCTCACGTGAAGGACTTAAAGAGCCGCCATTACTTTCTTGACACCCAGCCGACACCGCTGCCCGAGGATCTTTATTCGGACAACTGGATCGCCGACAACTGCCTCAGCGTCCTGGAACAGGTGGAGGTTGGCAAGCCCTGGTTCATGCAGATCAACTACACGGGTCCGCACGAACCAAACGACGTTACCCAGAGCATGTGGGATTCGGTCCAGGGGCGCCAATTCCCGGGCCCGGTAGACAGCACCGAGTTCGAACCCGGCGACCACCACCGGATCCGCCAGAACTACACCGCCATGATCGAGAACATCGACCGGCACACCGGACGGATCCTGGATGCGATCGAAAGTCGCGGCGAACTGGAAAACACCATCGTCGTCTACTCATCCGACCACGGCGAGATGCTGGGCGATCACAACTGCTGGGAAAAGTCCAACTTCTACGACGGCGCCCTGCGCGTGCCGCTGGTGATCGCCGGCCCGGGAATCGATGGCGGGCGAGTGTCCGACGCGCTGGCGCAGGTCAACGACCTGGGCCCGACGTTCCTCGACCTGGCCGGGGCCGAACCGCTGGGGGACAGCGACGGCCTTTCCCTGCGGCCGGTCCTGGAGGGCCGCGCCCGCGGAGTGCACGATTACTCCTATTCGGGCTTGAACCAACGCGGCTCAAGGGGTGCAAGCAGCTCCTACCGGGTGATCAGGGTGACTCGGTTCGACGTGGTGTGCGACGGGCGCTACAAGCTGGTTGTCGACCACACCGAAGGGCGCGAACTCCTCTTCGACGGCAAGATCGATCCCCACGAATTGACCAACATCGTCGATAGCGAGCCGGAAGTGGCCGACCGGCTGCGGTCGGCGCTTGCCCGGCAAACCTCGCCGGGAGCGGGGGCGCCGGTCCGCTAA
- a CDS encoding AI-2E family transporter — MVTTRQLRRIFFGLGIAALVVYLGGFVVDAGRELGSVILIFLFATMLNLLLLPPVRWLRRLRLRGHPIPYTLAVFLVAIGAFLLIAGLVTLSVPYMVRDLREIIDRLGEYSEEVSQLYSWALDILASLGMPVTSVEQVIDDYASNLQGLVGQAATEVLQGLTSVAAGAINFVLVLIVTVYMMLNWDPVLAKLRRRLPTSWSRYLATGVSTVESAFGAYMLGVITEVVLFAIAVAVVLRIADVDPWLFPAVISGLLLAVPIVGALIGLLLPVLIALLDSWTVAVFWVGIPLLIIQAVLENLVRPNVVGQVAGVNPLALIASVLVGAALLGFWGILFGVPAGVLISLILRAIFLRWADDARAREDGDATNSEDADPAPAEND, encoded by the coding sequence GTGGTGACCACCCGGCAACTGCGGCGCATATTTTTCGGGTTGGGGATCGCCGCACTGGTCGTCTACCTGGGCGGATTCGTGGTGGACGCCGGCCGCGAGCTCGGCTCGGTGATCCTGATATTCCTCTTCGCCACGATGCTCAACCTGCTACTGCTGCCGCCGGTGCGCTGGTTGCGCCGCCTGCGGCTGCGCGGGCACCCAATCCCCTACACCCTGGCGGTTTTCCTGGTCGCGATCGGGGCATTCCTGCTAATCGCCGGGCTGGTGACCCTGTCGGTCCCCTACATGGTTCGCGACCTGCGCGAAATCATCGACCGGCTGGGCGAATATTCCGAGGAGGTGAGCCAGCTTTACTCCTGGGCGCTTGACATATTGGCATCGCTGGGCATGCCGGTCACCAGCGTCGAACAGGTAATCGACGATTACGCCAGCAACCTGCAGGGCCTGGTAGGCCAGGCCGCCACTGAAGTCCTGCAGGGCCTGACCTCGGTCGCCGCGGGAGCAATCAATTTCGTTCTGGTCCTGATCGTGACCGTTTACATGATGTTGAACTGGGACCCGGTCCTGGCGAAGCTGCGCCGGCGATTGCCGACCTCCTGGTCGCGCTACCTGGCGACCGGGGTCAGCACTGTAGAGAGTGCGTTCGGAGCCTACATGCTCGGGGTAATAACCGAGGTCGTGCTCTTTGCGATCGCGGTCGCCGTCGTATTGCGGATCGCCGACGTGGATCCATGGCTGTTTCCGGCGGTGATATCCGGGCTGCTGCTGGCGGTGCCGATCGTCGGGGCCCTGATCGGCCTCCTGCTGCCGGTGCTGATCGCGCTGTTGGATTCGTGGACGGTTGCGGTGTTCTGGGTGGGCATTCCGCTACTGATCATCCAGGCGGTGTTGGAAAACCTGGTCCGGCCCAACGTCGTCGGGCAGGTCGCCGGCGTCAACCCGCTGGCGCTGATCGCCTCTGTCCTGGTCGGGGCCGCCCTGCTCGGTTTCTGGGGGATCCTATTCGGCGTTCCGGCTGGAGTCCTGATTTCACTGATTCTGCGGGCGATATTCCTGCGCTGGGCAGACGACGCCAGGGCGCGCGAGGACGGTGATGCCACCAATTCCGAAGACGCGGATCCCGCCCCCGCCGAAAACGATTGA
- a CDS encoding NAD(P)(+) transhydrogenase (Re/Si-specific) subunit beta — MSSDGLIGAAYLIAAVLLVVGLKGMASPRSAVRGNLLAASGMLVAVLATLTASEIVEFLWIGIGLAAGAGLGAALAFLVRFTAMPQLVATFNGFGGAASALVAVAAALVGAGAAADSVQVTVSVAAGTLIGVLTFTGSLVALIKLQGFARWQPRINWFHRGSASLQILLGLALAGMYVYQPDWIWWLLGVALVAAVLGLALTLPIGGADMPVVISMLNSLSGVAAAATGFALGIEILVIAGSLVGVAGLILTLIMSRAMNRSLADVVLRNFGSAGTTSADVYDGRVTATSPDEVAMVLEVADSVQIVPGYGMAVAQAQHAVRELSDHLKAAGVKVGFAIHPVAGRMPGHMNVLLAEADVPYEELLELDQANPRMPQTDVAIVIGANDVVNPAAASDPGSPIFGMPILEAGRARTVVVIKRSLSPGFAGISNELFASENTVMLFGDGREMTEQLLRALKAG; from the coding sequence ATGAGCTCGGACGGCCTTATCGGAGCCGCCTATCTGATCGCGGCCGTCCTGCTGGTGGTCGGCCTGAAGGGCATGGCCTCGCCGCGCAGCGCGGTGCGCGGCAACCTGCTGGCCGCGAGCGGCATGCTGGTGGCGGTCCTGGCCACGTTGACGGCGTCCGAAATCGTGGAATTCCTGTGGATCGGAATCGGCCTCGCTGCGGGCGCCGGACTGGGTGCCGCGCTGGCCTTCCTGGTCCGTTTCACCGCAATGCCGCAACTGGTCGCGACCTTCAACGGATTCGGCGGGGCGGCCTCGGCGCTGGTGGCGGTTGCCGCCGCCCTGGTCGGCGCCGGGGCGGCGGCGGATTCGGTGCAGGTCACCGTATCGGTTGCCGCCGGGACCCTAATCGGAGTCTTGACGTTTACCGGTTCGCTGGTGGCGCTCATAAAACTGCAGGGGTTCGCACGCTGGCAACCGCGCATCAACTGGTTCCACCGCGGCAGCGCGTCGCTTCAGATACTGCTGGGCCTGGCGCTGGCGGGTATGTATGTCTACCAACCGGACTGGATCTGGTGGCTGCTCGGGGTGGCGCTCGTCGCCGCGGTCCTCGGATTGGCGCTGACGTTACCCATCGGCGGGGCTGACATGCCGGTGGTGATATCGATGCTCAACTCGCTCTCCGGCGTTGCTGCGGCGGCAACCGGATTCGCCCTCGGGATCGAGATTCTGGTCATCGCCGGGTCGCTGGTGGGGGTAGCCGGCCTGATCCTGACCCTGATCATGAGCAGGGCGATGAACCGCTCGCTGGCCGACGTCGTGCTACGCAACTTCGGGTCCGCCGGGACCACCTCGGCCGACGTCTACGACGGCCGCGTGACCGCCACCAGCCCGGATGAAGTGGCGATGGTCCTGGAGGTTGCCGACAGCGTGCAGATCGTTCCCGGTTACGGAATGGCCGTCGCCCAGGCCCAGCACGCGGTTCGCGAGCTTTCGGACCACCTGAAAGCCGCCGGGGTCAAGGTCGGGTTCGCCATCCACCCGGTGGCCGGCCGCATGCCCGGGCACATGAACGTCCTGCTGGCGGAGGCCGACGTACCCTATGAAGAACTGCTCGAACTAGATCAAGCCAATCCGCGCATGCCGCAGACCGACGTCGCGATCGTTATCGGCGCCAATGACGTGGTGAACCCGGCCGCAGCGTCCGATCCGGGGAGCCCGATCTTCGGCATGCCGATCCTGGAAGCCGGACGGGCCCGCACGGTCGTGGTGATCAAGCGTTCGCTCTCGCCCGGGTTCGCCGGAATCTCCAACGAACTCTTCGCTTCCGAAAACACGGTGATGCTGTTCGGCGACGGTCGCGAGATGACCGAGCAACTGCTCCGCGCGCTGAAGGCGGGCTAG
- a CDS encoding NAD(P) transhydrogenase subunit alpha, with translation MPEGLVLPTILALSVLLGLELITKVPPTLHTPLMSGANAISGITIVGALVAAGAAEGLWPTLLGTLAVTLATVNVVGGFLVTGRMLSKFRRRK, from the coding sequence ATGCCTGAAGGACTTGTGTTGCCCACGATCCTGGCGCTTTCGGTGCTGCTGGGACTTGAACTGATCACCAAGGTGCCGCCCACCCTGCACACGCCGCTCATGTCCGGGGCGAACGCGATTTCTGGAATAACCATCGTGGGGGCGCTGGTGGCGGCCGGAGCTGCCGAGGGGCTCTGGCCGACGTTGCTGGGCACCCTGGCGGTGACCCTGGCGACCGTCAACGTGGTCGGCGGATTCCTGGTAACCGGACGCATGCTGAGCAAATTCAGGCGTCGCAAATGA
- a CDS encoding NAD(P) transhydrogenase subunit alpha, whose protein sequence is MAPAADDSERRVAIVPGDVGMLLDSGYEVSVLSGAGERAGHADAEYRSAGAAIAADRGQLLAGAAVAAIAPYPDEGDLAALPAGATVVGLLDPIARAGHVAAIAERGLRAFAFEMVPRISRAQSLDALSAMATLAGYKAVLVAANRLPQIFPLLMTAAGTLAPAKVTVLGVGVAGLQAIATARRLGARVSAYDVREEVREQVESLGAQFIELDLDVAGIQTAGGYARDQSAEFLRRQREQLGAVLADADVVITAALVAGARAPVLVTDEMLAKMQPGSVLIDLAAAKGGNCAASAPGQTVDRAGVAVVGLSDAESQLAAHASQMYSRNLARFLALLAECGDDPSKDEILAESLVAAEGSVRSRMVLEQLCPQPSPGEGDPDA, encoded by the coding sequence GTGGCGCCGGCCGCGGACGATTCCGAACGTCGCGTCGCGATCGTACCGGGCGACGTCGGGATGCTGCTGGATTCCGGATACGAAGTGAGCGTGCTCTCCGGCGCCGGAGAGCGGGCTGGCCATGCGGACGCTGAGTACCGTTCCGCCGGGGCCGCCATCGCCGCCGACCGCGGCCAGCTGCTGGCCGGGGCCGCAGTGGCCGCGATCGCACCCTACCCGGACGAAGGCGATCTGGCGGCCCTGCCCGCCGGAGCTACGGTGGTCGGTTTGCTGGATCCGATCGCCCGGGCCGGGCACGTTGCCGCAATCGCCGAGCGCGGGCTGCGAGCGTTCGCGTTCGAGATGGTTCCCCGGATTTCGCGCGCTCAGTCCCTGGACGCCCTGTCGGCGATGGCGACCTTGGCCGGCTACAAGGCGGTTCTGGTCGCAGCCAATCGGCTGCCGCAGATCTTTCCGCTGCTCATGACCGCGGCAGGTACCCTGGCCCCGGCCAAGGTGACGGTCTTGGGGGTCGGGGTGGCCGGTTTGCAGGCCATCGCCACCGCCAGGCGGCTGGGCGCCCGCGTGTCGGCTTACGACGTCCGCGAAGAAGTCCGCGAACAGGTCGAGAGCTTGGGTGCGCAGTTCATTGAACTGGATCTGGATGTTGCCGGCATTCAGACCGCTGGCGGCTACGCCCGCGATCAGTCGGCCGAATTCCTGCGCCGGCAGCGCGAGCAACTCGGCGCCGTCCTTGCCGACGCCGACGTGGTTATCACTGCGGCCCTCGTGGCCGGGGCCAGGGCGCCGGTCCTGGTGACAGATGAAATGCTGGCCAAAATGCAACCGGGATCGGTACTGATCGACCTAGCCGCGGCCAAGGGCGGAAACTGCGCGGCTTCGGCACCCGGCCAGACTGTCGATCGCGCCGGGGTAGCGGTGGTGGGCCTGAGTGATGCCGAATCGCAGCTGGCCGCGCACGCATCACAGATGTATTCCCGCAATCTGGCGCGTTTCCTGGCGCTACTGGCCGAATGCGGCGACGATCCGTCCAAGGACGAAATCCTGGCCGAATCGCTGGTGGCGGCCGAGGGCAGCGTGCGCAGCCGGATGGTGTTGGAGCAACTCTGCCCGCAACCGTCACCGGGAGAAGGTGATCCGGATGCCTGA
- a CDS encoding dihydrodipicolinate synthase family protein: MSPNVRRFYGGSLPASGGRKYERQRRPPFSALTTEGLGPTSMDLCGIAPVVPTPFDPTGGSVDHPGLDNLSDLLAESDVGALVALGVASESRALSESERSAVVETVVSSANVRKPVIAGVDGYTQAAVEQARSYRSLGAAAVMLRTPPGCAGAALVNHVRAVATAADLPIMLQNAPRETGVDVLPDDLEQLCRQVPSVFSIKEESAAVGARTSQLAAAGLRVFTGNGGINYPEFVARGAVGCVPGLDLAPAWLRIDGLLREGSREAGLAEYEKILPLLTFGMQSLDLYMHCQKRYFERLGMIGSAHVRGPAQVFDDVSRETADRLFAGLARRGVPGFERAVFDSKTAGGQQRP, translated from the coding sequence ATGTCTCCGAATGTGCGCCGATTCTATGGGGGTTCGCTGCCAGCCTCCGGCGGTAGAAAATACGAGAGACAGCGGCGCCCGCCATTCAGCGCGCTAACGACAGAAGGTCTCGGCCCCACCTCTATGGATCTGTGCGGCATTGCGCCCGTCGTTCCCACTCCGTTCGACCCGACCGGTGGAAGCGTCGACCATCCCGGCTTGGACAACTTGTCGGACCTGCTGGCCGAGTCGGATGTTGGCGCGCTGGTTGCGCTGGGCGTGGCATCCGAATCGCGCGCCCTTTCCGAAAGCGAACGTTCCGCGGTGGTCGAAACCGTTGTTTCTTCGGCAAACGTTAGGAAACCGGTAATCGCCGGAGTGGACGGGTACACGCAAGCAGCGGTTGAGCAGGCCCGGTCCTATAGGAGCCTGGGAGCCGCCGCGGTCATGCTGCGCACCCCGCCCGGCTGCGCCGGCGCGGCGCTGGTAAACCATGTACGCGCGGTGGCCACCGCCGCCGACCTGCCGATCATGTTGCAGAACGCGCCCCGGGAAACGGGAGTCGACGTACTGCCGGACGACCTGGAACAGCTCTGCCGGCAGGTACCGTCGGTCTTTTCAATCAAGGAGGAGTCGGCTGCGGTCGGGGCGCGCACCTCGCAGTTGGCGGCGGCCGGTTTGCGGGTTTTCACCGGCAACGGGGGGATCAACTATCCCGAATTCGTGGCCCGCGGCGCGGTCGGCTGCGTCCCCGGTCTCGACCTGGCCCCGGCCTGGCTGCGGATCGACGGGCTGCTGCGCGAAGGATCCCGCGAGGCGGGGTTGGCCGAATACGAGAAAATCCTGCCCCTGCTGACCTTCGGAATGCAGTCACTGGATCTCTACATGCACTGCCAGAAGCGCTATTTCGAGCGCCTCGGGATGATCGGTTCGGCGCACGTGCGGGGGCCGGCGCAAGTATTCGATGATGTTTCGCGGGAGACCGCCGACCGGCTGTTTGCGGGCCTGGCGCGGCGGGGCGTGCCGGGATTCGAGCGCGCGGTCTTCGACTCCAAAACGGCCGGCGGACAGCAGAGACCTTGA
- the iolD gene encoding 3D-(3,5/4)-trihydroxycyclohexane-1,2-dione acylhydrolase (decyclizing) has translation MSATMRLTAGQAIVRFLAAQYSQFDGERQRLINGMFGIFGHGNVAGLGQALEEERGLLRYHQPHNEQAMVHTASGYSKAMRRRAVMACTASIGPGTTNMVSGAATATINRLPVLLFASDNYATRHQGPVLQQLEHPVSFDTSAADTLRPVSRFFDRVSRPEQLLTALPEAMRVLTDVRETGAVTIALPQDVQMMAYDWPVHFFNERTWTIARPYPNPDAINAAAELLRSARNPVILAGGGAIYSDAEAVLGEVARTCGIPIGETHAGLSAGRLAGDLALGGMGVCGTPQAAQIAAAADLVIGIGTRYSDFATGSNSLFQNPEVAFLNINVAGHDAYKQGGLAVEADARIALEQLLLAASDYRADPDWTERARRLNQEWRVQLDTEVRPPAPGEGMNQAQVIQALNEHLDSGDFVTVAAGSPPGDVQQQWISADSGQPLVEFGFSCMGWELPAALGAKLARPEASVYTFIGDGTYLMNNTEIVTAAKEGLKIVIVVANNHGFQIIRKLQEAKTGRAFGNEFRTREEATDRLTGAYAGIDFVKNAESLGAVGLTATSLEELRAALRQADSVTRQPVLIECEVEPSRWAADTGVWWDVSVPEISSYEDVVAMRAEYDQQKRSQRLYY, from the coding sequence ATGTCCGCAACAATGCGGCTTACCGCCGGCCAGGCGATCGTACGCTTTCTGGCCGCCCAGTACAGTCAATTCGACGGCGAACGCCAACGCCTGATCAACGGCATGTTCGGCATATTCGGTCACGGCAACGTGGCTGGGCTGGGCCAGGCCCTTGAGGAAGAGCGCGGCCTGCTGCGCTACCACCAGCCGCACAATGAGCAGGCGATGGTGCACACCGCATCCGGATATTCGAAGGCCATGCGACGGCGCGCCGTAATGGCTTGCACCGCATCGATCGGGCCGGGGACCACCAACATGGTTTCCGGTGCCGCCACCGCCACGATCAACCGCTTGCCGGTGCTACTTTTTGCGTCCGACAACTACGCCACCCGTCACCAGGGACCGGTTCTCCAGCAGCTTGAGCACCCGGTCAGCTTCGACACCTCGGCGGCCGACACTCTGCGGCCGGTGAGCCGTTTCTTCGACCGCGTTTCAAGGCCCGAACAACTGCTGACCGCCCTGCCGGAAGCCATGCGCGTGCTGACCGACGTGCGCGAAACCGGCGCGGTAACGATCGCGCTGCCCCAGGACGTGCAAATGATGGCCTATGACTGGCCGGTCCATTTCTTCAACGAACGCACCTGGACGATCGCCCGGCCATATCCGAATCCCGATGCCATCAACGCCGCCGCTGAGCTGCTGCGGTCGGCCCGCAATCCGGTAATCCTGGCGGGCGGCGGCGCGATTTATTCCGACGCCGAAGCGGTGCTCGGCGAGGTTGCCCGCACCTGCGGAATCCCGATCGGGGAGACGCACGCCGGGCTTTCCGCGGGACGGTTGGCCGGCGATCTGGCGCTCGGCGGGATGGGGGTCTGTGGGACCCCGCAGGCCGCCCAGATCGCGGCCGCAGCCGATCTGGTGATCGGCATCGGCACCCGCTATTCAGACTTTGCGACGGGCTCCAATTCGCTCTTCCAGAACCCCGAAGTGGCGTTCCTGAACATCAACGTCGCCGGGCATGACGCCTACAAGCAGGGCGGGCTGGCGGTGGAGGCCGACGCCCGCATCGCGCTAGAACAGCTGCTCCTGGCCGCATCCGATTACCGGGCCGACCCGGATTGGACCGAGCGCGCGCGGCGCCTCAACCAGGAATGGCGGGTTCAGCTCGACACCGAAGTCAGGCCGCCGGCGCCGGGCGAAGGCATGAACCAGGCCCAAGTGATCCAGGCGCTCAATGAACACCTGGATTCGGGGGATTTCGTCACGGTGGCGGCCGGATCTCCACCGGGCGACGTACAGCAGCAATGGATCTCGGCGGACAGCGGTCAGCCGCTGGTCGAATTCGGCTTCTCCTGCATGGGTTGGGAATTGCCGGCCGCGCTGGGAGCCAAGCTGGCCCGGCCCGAGGCCAGCGTCTATACCTTCATCGGCGACGGCACCTACCTGATGAATAACACCGAAATCGTCACCGCCGCCAAAGAGGGCCTAAAGATCGTTATCGTGGTGGCCAACAATCACGGCTTCCAGATCATCCGCAAACTGCAAGAGGCAAAAACCGGCCGCGCGTTCGGGAACGAATTCCGCACCCGCGAAGAGGCGACCGACCGTCTCACCGGCGCCTATGCGGGAATCGACTTCGTCAAGAATGCCGAATCGCTCGGTGCGGTCGGGCTGACGGCGACCAGCCTGGAGGAGTTGCGCGCCGCCCTGCGCCAGGCCGATTCGGTTACACGCCAACCGGTCCTGATCGAATGTGAAGTCGAACCCTCGCGCTGGGCCGCGGACACCGGCGTCTGGTGGGACGTTTCAGTGCCCGAGATCTCCTCCTACGAGGACGTGGTGGCGATGCGGGCCGAGTACGACCAGCAAAAGCGGAGCCAGCGCCTCTACTACTAG
- a CDS encoding ADP-ribosylglycohydrolase family protein, with the protein MIDYTSHESLLGFEIAQLKEEGCDPVELSDRHNRLQKHGAADSEFEQLWSLAEALAGTGPLEDAEPSGLDQIQAARPNPRAQLGDLPADLGDAVAGAWLGRCAGCQLGKPVEGWPHWAIRRYLEPEYAFPPDDYIPLIPDHDVGIPLHQSAYEAARGNFSSMARDDDIDYMIFALANLERNGFDFAAADVAEAWLEGIPANMTYTAERVAYKNLMLGIAPPESATVRNPFREWIGAQIRTDVYGYACAGDPAAAAELAYRDAIVSHIKNGIYGALFAAAANAAAFATDDPLQALLAGMDQIPARSRLQRELESVIDSRERGLDWEQALAQVMSTCGHYHGVHTINNACFVAIGLLWGECDLEKSISIAVACGLDTDCNGATAGSIVGAILGARSLPTAWIDPLGDRVGSMVAGFDGSRISDLAERTHTLAKSR; encoded by the coding sequence ATGATCGATTACACCAGCCACGAATCGCTGCTCGGATTCGAGATCGCACAGCTCAAGGAGGAAGGTTGCGATCCGGTCGAACTCTCGGATCGCCACAACCGGCTGCAGAAACACGGCGCTGCCGATTCCGAATTCGAACAACTGTGGTCGCTTGCCGAGGCGCTTGCCGGCACTGGTCCGTTGGAAGACGCCGAACCCAGCGGCCTGGACCAGATCCAAGCCGCCCGACCGAATCCCCGGGCGCAGCTGGGCGACTTGCCCGCGGACTTGGGCGATGCGGTCGCCGGAGCGTGGCTGGGCCGCTGCGCCGGATGCCAGCTTGGGAAACCGGTCGAGGGTTGGCCGCACTGGGCGATCCGGCGCTACCTGGAGCCCGAATACGCGTTTCCGCCCGACGACTACATCCCGTTGATCCCGGACCACGACGTCGGGATTCCACTTCACCAGTCTGCGTATGAAGCTGCCCGCGGGAACTTTTCTTCGATGGCCCGCGACGATGACATCGACTACATGATTTTTGCGCTGGCGAATCTTGAGCGAAACGGCTTCGACTTTGCCGCCGCCGACGTCGCCGAAGCCTGGCTCGAGGGCATTCCGGCAAACATGACCTACACCGCCGAGCGGGTCGCCTACAAGAACCTCATGCTGGGTATCGCCCCGCCCGAATCGGCCACCGTACGGAATCCATTCCGCGAATGGATCGGCGCCCAGATCCGGACCGATGTCTACGGCTACGCCTGCGCCGGCGACCCGGCCGCCGCGGCCGAACTGGCCTACCGGGACGCCATCGTTTCGCACATCAAGAACGGGATCTACGGGGCGCTTTTTGCGGCTGCCGCCAACGCCGCCGCATTCGCCACCGACGATCCGCTACAGGCGCTGCTGGCCGGAATGGACCAGATTCCGGCGCGATCCCGTTTGCAGCGCGAACTGGAGAGCGTGATCGACTCCCGCGAACGCGGTCTCGATTGGGAGCAGGCCCTGGCCCAGGTCATGTCGACCTGCGGGCACTACCACGGCGTACACACCATCAACAACGCCTGTTTCGTGGCGATCGGCCTGCTTTGGGGCGAATGCGATCTGGAGAAGTCCATCTCGATCGCGGTTGCCTGCGGCCTCGACACCGACTGCAACGGCGCCACCGCCGGGTCAATCGTGGGCGCGATTCTCGGCGCCCGCTCGCTCCCGACGGCCTGGATCGATCCGCTCGGAGATCGAGTCGGCAGCATGGTGGCCGGATTCGATGGCTCTCGAATTAGCGATCTGGCCGAGCGGACCCACACCCTGGCAAAGAGTCGGTAG